The Petrotoga miotherma DSM 10691 DNA window TTTTCCTTTGGAAGGGTTAGGTAAAAATTTTCACGAAAAATTTTAGATGAAAATTTAATTTTTTTCTTTTTATTCAGGAAACCATTTTATATACATTGTATATTTATATTATTTTGTATATATTAACCAATCTAAATAGCTAAAATTTTTTCTTGTTCTCAAAGAATGATATAATATAAAATGATTCATAAAGTTGATACTGAAAAGGCAAAAAATGAAGAAGGTGAAATACAAATGGAAAGTATGGGAACTGAATGTTAAAGTTGATGTTGTTTCAGATAGAGCTATAAGAAAAGAGTTAAAAGATGAAATATTAAAAGAAGCTATATCGATATGAAAAGAGATTACACTTTTTTCTTACAAATTTTATAAGTTGGAGAAGATTAATGACTAAAAGGCAAAAACCTTCTAAAAAAAATACACAATATAAGATTGGAAAGTTAATCGATTTAGCAAAAGGTGAGCTGCTCAATCACGGTATCACTAACTTCAATTATGAAAAGGTTATCTACGATGCCAGACTCAGCAAATCGACTGTTTATAAAAAATTCGGTAAAAAGGATGAATTTATAATTTTTCTTATTAAGAACTTATTAGATGATTTCTTTATTCCTTTTAAGAAATACGTTGATGATTTTAACACTTTCCAAGAAGTTCTTGACTATCTATCAAACTTAAACTTCGATGTTCAATCTCTGATGAAAGAGTACCCTATAGATGATCTTTTTGAACATCCTGAGATTACTTCAATTATAAATGATTACTACTATCAACGATTTGGAAAGGTAATCACTGATAAGATCGCTGAATTTCAAAATGCAGGGCAAATAAGAAATGATATCGAAGCTAAATACATCTTAGAATTTCTTACCTCTGTTACCAAAGGTATGGGTATGATGCTTAAAGATCATGACTTCAAGGAAGTTATTAATAATTACAGAAAGCTAATAGAGACAGCCTTAGCTTACAAAACAAATTCTGAAAAGGAGTGAACAGTATTAAATTCAAAAATAACTTAAGATCCAGTAAATTTTTTAACGTCTTGAGTCTCACAATCTTTATTATAGTTTTTTTTAACTTTAGTACCATTTCCATTGCTGCTCCAATTTCTAGTAGAGTTCCAATTGCTAGAGATGACGAAGATTCCAAGAAAATACAAATAATAGAACCATCCAAAATAGCTGAACCTGAATCCAAACCTGCTCCTACTATAGCGCCTTCAGAAACACCCCCTATACCTCCTCAAATCCAAAATGAATTAATTTCAAAATTGGAAACTTTTCACGGGTTTGTTGGATTTGAGTTGAGAGATCTTGCTACCAATGAAGTTCTTATTGCTTACAATTCTGAAAAGTTATTCATCCCAGCCTCAAACACAAAATTACTTACCGCACTTGTCGCCTTAGAAAGTTTAGGAGATGACTACAAATTTCAAACCAAAATATACTATACAGGGGAAATATCAAATAATTTCAGAGGAAATCTATATATAAAAGGTTTTGGAGATCCTGTCTTAACTTCTTTACAATACAAAGAAATACTAAAAAGGGCAACGGTGGATAGGGGAATAAAAAAGATATACGGTGATATAATTTTTGATTATACTTTTATGACAGAAGAAGGTTTCGGGAGAGGCTGGATGTGGGATGACCCCCAACCACAAATAGCTGCAATTAATATTTGGCAAACAAGCTACGAATCTTTTAAATATAAAACAAACTACGAAATAAGGGATTATATAAACTTTCTTACAACATTGTATTTACAAGAAATAGGTGTTGAATTTTGGGGAGAAATAAGGTATGAAGAAGTGCCTGCTAACGTCACTCTGCTATATTCTAATTATTCTCCACCCTTAACAGATATAATACAACAAATGTTGGAAACAAGCGATAACCAGATAGCCGAACAAATTTTTAGAGATCTTGGCGCTATTTACGGTAATGGAGAAATAGAAGATTCCGAAAATCACTTTAAGAAAGTTATCAAAGAAACCTTAGGATACGACCCAACCGACTATATAATTAAAGATGGCTGTGGATTATCTATGTACAACTTAATTTCCCCAAATATGTTATCAGATTCATTATTTTATCTATATTCAAAGTATCAATCTAAATTTTTCGATTACTTAGCGTCGCCCTACGAAGACAGTACTCTTGAAAAACGTTTCAACTTTGAAATTTATGCAAAAACCGGAACTTTGTATTACGATTCAGCAATCAGCGGGATTTTCAAATCTAAAAGTGGAAAATATTATCTTTTTAGCTTAATAGAAAACAACTTTCCTTTAGATGTTCAAAATGTGAAAGAGTTTGAAAATTCCATAATCAACTATCTCTATGAAAATTTATAATAACAAAAGGGGGAAGAATTTATGAGTGAAGAGTTCAACGGTTACTACAGATTTCCAACTATTTACAACGATCAAATAGCCTTTGTTGCTGAAGATGACATCTGGGTAGTTTCTTCTTCAGGGGGGATAGCCAGGAGGTTAACCACAAATGTTGGAGAAATCTCCGATTTGACTTTTTCTGAAGATGGAAAATGGATAGCCTTTACAGGAAGAGATGAAGGTGTACCAGACGTCTATATAATTCCATCTACGGGTGGTGTACCAATTAGATTAACATATCTAGGCGCAAATAGCAAAGTACTATGTTGGCATAATGGAAAGATAATCTTTTCATCAAATTATACCCAACCGTTTAAAAGGATTACATCCTTATGGGAAGTCGACGTTGAAGATAAGAGGAAATTAAAACAATTAGATTTTGGCATAGCCACTGAAATCTCATTTGGTAAAGAAAAAGGTGTTGTTTTGGGCAGAAAAACCGGAGATCCTGCTAGATGGAAAAAGTACAGAGGTGGAACGGCTGGAGAATTACTGATAGACGTAGAAGGGAACTACAACTTCAGAAAATTGCTCGATTTAAAATCCAACTTTGCCAATCCAATATGGATCCAAGACCGAATTTACTTCGTCTCAGACCATGAGGATGTCGCTAACATATACTCTTGCACAGTTGAAGGCAAAAATCTAAAAAAACATACGTATCATAACGACTTTTATGTCAGAAACCCAAAATCTGATGAAAAAAATATTGTATACCATGCCGGTTCTGATATTTACATTTTGAATTTATCAAATAACGTATCAGAAAAGGTAGATATAAAATACTACAGTACCTTACCACAAAGAAACAGAAAATTCGCTGAACCAACACAGTATTTTGAAGGTTTCTCTATATCTAAAGATGCTGAAAATTTAATAAGCACTCACAGAGGCAAAAGCTTTTATTACAACAATTGGTACGGTCCCGTTAAACAACTTGGGGAAGAAAGCGGTGTCAGATATAGACTTACCACATACTTAAATCTAAAAGATGAAGAAAAGGTTGTAACAATCAGTGATGAAAATAATTATGAACATATCGAGGTGTACGATTTAAAAAGTGGCAATTTAATCGATAAAGTCAAGGAATATGATTTAGGAAGGGTTATGAATATCGTTGCCTCTCCTAAAGATGAAGAGATTTTGTTAACTAATCAAAGAAACGAACTTATCTTGATCGATTTGAGAAACCATAAGAAGATTGATGTGGATAAAAGTACCATTGGTCCCATTAATGGATATTCTTTTTCTCCAGATGGTAGATGGATTGCTTATTCAAAATTTATAAACAACAAGCAAGCGGCTATTATGATATTTGATAAAGTAAAAGGAGAGATACACCAAGTTACAGAACCAATTCTGTTTGATGTAGACCCTGTCTTTGATCCAGACGGAAAATACCTTTATTTTCTATCTTATAGAATATTCAACCCAATTGAAGATAGATTTCAAATGAATTTAGCCTTCTCAAAAGGAACCAAACCTTATCTTATAACACTCAAAAAAGATTTCTTTTCACCTTTCCAAGAAATAAGTAAAAGTGAAGACAGAGAAAAAAGGAAAGACAAAGAAGAAGAAATAAAAGTTGATATTGATTTTGATAACATCGCTGATAGAATTATACCCTTCCCAGTTAGTGAAGAAAGATATGTAAACATACAAGCTGCAAAAGATAAGGTTTTTTACGCTATTTCTACTGTAAGTGGGGTACTGGAAGATGAAGAAGATATGCTCAGCGAGAAACATGAAAAATTAACCTTGAAATACTACGATCTCACAGAAAAAGAAGAAAAAACTTATCTTGAGGGAATCTCGGAATTTCAAATTTCCGAGGACAAAGAAAAAATCGCCATACGGATTGAAGATGACTTAAGAATTCTTAAAACTTCTAATCCTCCCTCGCCAGAACAAGAAAAAGAATGTGAAAATAAGTATACGAGAAAGTGTGGTTGGATAGATTTTCACAGGATCAATGTGGAAGTTCAACCACTGTTAGAATGGAGACAAATGCTTTGTGAAGCTTGGCGTCTACAAAAATTTTATTTTTGGAACAAAGACAAACTAGACAAAATCGAATGGGACAAGATCTTAGAAAAGTATTATCCTCTAGTTGAAAGAATAGCAACAAGAACAGAATTTTCTGATTTAATATGGGAAATGCAAGGAGAATTAAAATCATCACATGCCTACGAGATGGGGGGAGAATACAAGCCCAAACCAGTTTACAAAATAGGCTATTTAGGGGCAGATTTGATACTGGATGAAGATAAAAACCTTTACAAGATTAGTCACATTGTTAACGGGGATATATGGGACGAAAAAAATAAACCACCATTACTTGGGCCAGGAGTCGAAGTAAAAGAAGGAGATTACTTATTAGCGATAAACGGCATAGAAATAAAAGATAAAATACCCAATGAAATTTTGGTGAATTACAGTGGCAAAGATGTTGAAATAGTAGTATCAAACGGCGATAATATTGAACAAAAGAGAAAGTATGTTGTCAAAACGTTAAAAGATGAAACTTCTTTAAGATACAGAGAATGGGTAGAACAAAACAAGAAATATGTCCATGAAAAAACTAATTCACGGATTGGATACATTCACATCCCAGATATGGGATACACTGGATACGCAGAATTTCACAGAAACTTCTTAAGCGAAGTCAGATATGACGGACTCATAATCGATGTAAGGGTCAACAGTGGTGGTTTTGTATCTTCTCTGATCTTGGATAAATTGAATAGAAAGTTTATTGGATACGATCTCTCACCATATAGAGAGGCCGAAGCCTATCAATATGATAGTGTTAGAGGTCCAATGGTTGCTATAACTAACGAGTTTGCTGGTTCAGATGGCGATATTTTTAGCCACTCCTTCAAGTTGTTGAAACTAGGGAAACTTATAGGTAAAAGAACGTGGGGAGGAGTGATTGGAATTTGGCCCAGGAACCCACTGATTGATCATACTATAACAACCCAACCAGAAATGGCCTTTTGGTTCAAAGATGTTGGATGGGACGTCGAAAATTATGGAACCGATCCGGATATTGAAATAGATATTACCCCAAAAGATTACAAAGAAAAGAAAGATCCACAACTCGATATGGCTATAGAAATAGTACTACAACAACTGAAAGAGGATCCACCAATAGCTTCAAAAGATATCAAAAAACCATAAATCATTAAATGCAAAAAAGCCGAGTGCAACATTGCTCGGCTTTTTGTTTAAAGTATGATCTGTTTCTTGTCTTTATGCTTGAGATCTTATAACAGGTTTTTATTCTATAACTTATCTATCTTCAATTGGAAAAGATACGTATTTAGGAATACCATTTTCGTAAGATGGATAACTTTCTCCTTGAATTAAAGGTTTGGCATAATCAATAAAATCATCATTTACACCGTAACCGTCATGAGAAATATATTCTTCAGGTAAATATTTGGTGTTATTTGCCACCTCGAATAATGGGACCTTTCCAAATTCTATTTTGTAAGGGTCATTTGAGAGACGGTTAATTGTTACCATAAATCCTGAGATACCATCCCGAGCATATTCTAAGGCTTTTTCCCCTATCATAACCGCTTCAGCTTGATCAGTTTTACTAACGATGTGTCCTGCACTTCTCTGGAGGTAATCTGGAATGGACACATGTACCTTCAAGCCTAACCTTGTTAAAATAATGTTGGCTACAACCCTTCCAACATCTCCCAACTGTCTGTTTCCAAAACTATCGGTGTATCCCATATCAGAAACAAATGCGCCGCTTTTATACCTAATACCTTCCGAAACAGCTATCGTACAGTAACCATTCTTACTTACCTCTTTTTGAACCTTATCTATAAAATTATCTTCTTCAAAAATCCTTTCTGGTAACAAAATAACATGAGGTCCAAAATCCCCATTTAATTTAGCCAACGAAGTAGCTGCTGTAAGCCAACCTGCATGTCTGCCCATTGTCTCCATTATGAAAATTTTTGTAGAGTCTTTTGCCATACTACGCGTGTCTATACTTGCTTCCAACATTGAAATTGCCAAATACTTTGCTGCAGAACCATAACCTGGAGAGTGATCAGTGCCGTACAGATCGTTATCTATTGTTTTTGGAATCCCTATGACTTTTAAATCATAACCTATCTTTTTTGAATATTCGTCAATTTTATGGGCTGTGTCCATAGAATCGTTACCACCATTATAAAAGAAATAACTAATATTGTAATCTTCGAACGTTTTAAAAAGTTTTTGAAAACCTTCTTCATCACCTTCTTTTAATCTATGTCTGCAAGTACCAAAGGCGCTTGCTGGTGTAGCTTTCAAATTATTTATTTTATCAACTGATTCTTTTGTTAAATCGAATAATTTACCTTCAAGAACCCCTGTAATACCATTTATTCCCACATATATCTTATCAATTTGTGGATCCTTTAAAGCCTTGCTTATCAGTCCATATGCAGAAGCATTTATGACACTAGTAACTCCTCCCGATTGTGCATATATGATATTTTTTTTATTCAATAATTACACCCCCGAACTTTTAATTTAAAATTACAATGTATCTATATTTCAGCCTTCTTCAGCAAGTTGTAAAAAACTTCTTTCTTTGATGGAATCCTTTTCTACAGGAAGGATCATTCCAAAACCTTGTGCATTTTTAGCTCCCAATCCCGAATTAAGCGCTAATTTCAACAATTGAGTATCACCTTTTAAAATGAAATATCCAGTCCATCCTTTTATAATAATATCTTTGTAAAAAAGTAATTTTTCATTTTTTTCCGTTATACCATAAGGCTCAATATAAAAATTGTTATTTTTTATTCCAATTTCCAATGCCAAAGCTTTTCTCCTGAGATTTTCTTCTATCAGTTTTTTAAAATCTGATGAGTAAGGAGAAAAATAATGAGTATAACGATTCCCGTTTGGTAAAACGATAGTTGAATATGCTGTAATGGGAGACAAAGTTTTAACAAGCATTTCTTCATCAACTTCATTATGAATAACTTCATACTTCATCAAAGTAAAATAATTTTTTTCGATTCTCACAACCTTTTGTTCATTTAAAGAATTCAAAACTGCTTCTACTAATTTATCAATTGGTGAAGCGAAATAAATATTGAATAAACCTTTAAAAATCATTCTTCTTTTCTCAACTTTAAAAGAGTTATAGGGATAAATTCTTGAAAAAGTGAAAAGCTTCAACTTCTTATCTTCAGATCTTGTTCCTAAATCGTGGTACTTAGGCACAGCATTAGACATTAAATAGTAAAACAATCCTTGCAAAGGTCTATTGTAATGAACAGGAAGATCAATTTTATCACCTTCTAAAGCTCCGAATACCAACTTAATGACCAATAGAATCCCCCCAGTTTATATTATTATTAAATTTTTAGATAAAACCCTTTGTGACAACCGCACAAAGGGTATGAATTCATAAAAATTAAAATATAGCTTGTTCTGTTTCCTTATCGAAAGCATGTATCATTTTTAAATCGATTGCGACTTCAAAATTCTGTCCAGATTCTGCTCGTGTTTGAGGGCTTACCTTTGCGGTCATAGATTGACCATTGATAGTTAAATGAAGTAAAGTCTCACTACCCAAAGGCTCAACAACATCAACCATAGTGTTTAAAATATTAGATTCATCAGCACCTTCAAAAAAGTTTTTATCATAGATATCTTCTGGTCTTACACCAAAGATAATATCTTTATCTATATAATTTTCAAGTAAAGATGCTTTATCCTCGGGCACTTTTATAGAGATTCCCTCTGCTTTGAACCAAATACCATTATCTCTTGTTACTTTTACATTTAAGAAATTCATTGGAGGCGTCCCAATAAATCCAGCGACAAAAATGTTGGCCGGATTATTGTATACATCAAAAGCTCCTCCAACCTGTTGAATTACTCCTTCGTTCATAATAACAATTTTATCAGCCATAGTCATAGCCTCAACTTGGTCATGTGTAACATAAGCGACTGTAGCTTCCAACCTTTTTTGTAGTTTCTTAAGCTCAGCTCTCATCTGAACCCTTAATTTTGCATCTAAGTTTGAAAGAGGCTCATCAAATAAGAACACTTTAGGATCCCTTACGATAGCTCTACCTAGTGCAACTCTCTGTCTTTGCCCCCCTGATAATTGTTTCGGTTTTCTATCCAATAAATGGTCAATCCCAAGAATTTTTGCGGCGTTTCGAACTCTCCTCTCGATTTCGTCTTTAGGTGTTTTCCTTAATTTCAATCCAAAAGCCATGTTGTCGTAAACCGTCATATGTGGATAAAGGGCATAATTTTGGAAAACCATAGCTATATCTCTATCCTTCGGTTCCACATCATTTACAACTTTTTGGTCAATTTTTATTGTTCCTTCTGTAATGTCTTCTAACCCTGCAATCATCCTCAAAGTAGTAGTTTTTCCACATCCTGAAGGGCCGAGTAGTACAAGAAACTCCTTATCTTCTATTACAAAATCTGCATCCTTTACAGCATGAAATCCATTTGGGTAAACTTTGTTAACCTTGTCTAATATAACTTGAGCCATTAAAAAGCACCTCCATCTTTTAATTTTTTCTGTCTTTAAAAAGTCTAAAACTTGTTTTAGCACCCCTTCGCTCCGCTACCCATCCATAAGGAAAAAAAGGTCTAAACCATTTACCCCATAGTCAACTCAAAAAGAATGATGAACTCAGTAATCAAAATCCTTAAAAAAATCTTTAATTCTCTGATATTCTTCAACGTTTTCTATCTCAAAAAGGGAAATATCTCTAACTTCATCAACAAAATCCATGAGTTTTACGAATTTATCATAGTCTAACAAAACAACCTTTGGCAAACCATTTTTGGTGATAACAACGTCTTTGTTTTCAACTTCATCAACAACTTGAGAGAATTTTGCTTTAGCTTCAGCTAAACTATAAAATGTAAAATCTTTTAAATACATATTTTACACCCCTTGACTATAATTATAGTCAATTTATTCTTATTTGTCAATCTAAAGAATTCAAAGATTTTCTAGCGTAATCAATTTTAATAGCCTCTAATGCCTAATAATCTCTTCTAATCGGTATATTTGACTTCAGTATATTTCTTAACTTCTTCAAGATCACTAATGGAAAGACTAAAATGCGACCAATAAGGAATAATAGTGTTGTTAAGAAGCAAAGGATCCGTGTTTGAAGATATAGCATTTTTTTTGACAAGTTCTTCATATTCAACGGTACCAGGAATTGGAGTAAATTCGTTTAAATTCACCTTTATTCCGAGCGAATGGCAGAAATCTACAGCTTGTTTTACATCATCTTTATTTTGAGATGGTAGATTCACCAACACGTAGGCATAAATATCATTCATCTCAAAACCAGCATTTTTTAGAGATGTAATGGCTTTAACAAGATCGTTATTAGTTACCTTAAACCCCGTTCCTTTTTGAATATTAAAATCATAGCTTTCGTACCCGAGTTTTATAGTTTTAAAATTTGCTTTTTTTAATAACAAAGCTATTTCATCATCAACACGTCGGGCATGTACACCATTGGGCAGATGATATTGAACGTTAAATTTAGATAAAGATTCCAACAATTCTTTAATATCTTTTCTTAATAAGAACGCATCGTCAAAAAAAACGAAATCTTTTACATAAGGTCTTTTTTTAAGAATATACTCTATATTATTTATTATTTTGTTTATACTCCTGTATTGAAATTTCCACATCTTGGGAGTTACACAATACGTACAATGAAAAGGACAACCTACGGAAGAAACCAAAACAACATAAGTGAGATAGGAATCATAAAAATCATAGGTCAGATCAATATCTTCAAACCAGTTGAAGTTATTTAATTCTGTAAGATTCTCGTTTAGTATTTCCAAAACTTTCTTTAAAGGAAATATGCCCGTTCCTGGGCAAATATTAACTTTAAATTTGGAAAAAACATCTTTTGCATGTTCAGTATACAAGGTGGAATAAATACCACCTAAAAAAATAGGAGTTTTTGGAAAGAAGCTTCTCAAAATTTCGATGGTTTTTTCCCCACCGTAGTACCAGTATGTTAAAGTGATTCCCACCAAGATTGCATCAACTTTGTTCTGTTTTTTTATTGCTTCTAATTTACTTTCAAACAATTTTAAAGGTAATCCATACCTTTTGAATTTTCTATGGATATTCTTTAATATAGTTGGCTTTTCGACTCTTTCATTATAAAATTTACCAGTTCCGTACTTTTTATCTTTTGGAGGATGTTTTACAATTAAATCGTTATCATGCCGATTTAGCAGATCTATAAACGTTACATTGTGACCTAAATAAGTTAGTACCTCACTTATGTATAACAACCCTAATGGCTTAAGCCAAAAATCATATGCGGCAAAATCGTAGATCCAAGGATTAACAACCAAGAAGTTCAAATCGTTGCCTCCTATCGCAATTTTTTGATTTCTCTAGAATAATATAATATCCCCTTTAGGGTTAAATATGGATCGTAATGTTTGAAAATAGATACTTTACTTGAGAGGAAACTCATGTCTCCTCCCGTTGCTACAACGACAAAATCTTTGTTCCTTTCTCGTTTTATTTCGTGAATAAGCCTTTCTATCCCATATAATGTTGTTTTTATTACCCCTATTTGAATATTGTCGACTGTATTTTTTCCCAAATGGTATTCAGGCACCTTTATCTCCACCTTAGGAAGCTGGGCAGTTCTAGAAAACAAAGCGCTTATAGCCGTCTTAAATCCTGGAATTATCGCCCCTCCTACAAAATTACCCCCTTCCAAAACATCAACGGTTATAGCGGTTCCAAAATCTAGAGCAATTACGTGATCGCCATACTCTTCTTTACATGCAATAACGTTGCATATTCTATCTGCACCTATTTCATTAGGATAGTCAACCAAATATGCTATATCATTAATTTTATTCTTAGTAGTAACAAAAATAGTTTCAACACTAAAATATTTCTTTAACATTTGTTCTAAAATAAAGTTAACATTGGGAACCACGGATGAGATACCTGCCAAAGTTATCCTTTTTAAATCAACATTTGCTCGATCTAATAAATTTGAAATGACAACAAATAACCCATCCTCCGATTCAAAACTACTAGGTCCAATTCTCCACGTCAAAAATTTACCATCTTCGTGTATACCTACCATTGTATAAGAGTTACCAACATCAAATAAAAGTTCCAATTTTTTCCCCTTCCTTTCTTTAACTGAACCCACTTCTGGGTGTTCTCCTTGACCCCGTTCGGGGTGTTTATTTATTTTATCTTGTATGATGCCTTTCTTAGACGGTTCATAACCGCTATACCTATACCTTTGTCTTCTATACCTTCAATAATCATAGCATCAATTTTTTCATCGTATTTTCTAAGCATTTCAAAAAGTTTCACTGCAAATTCATAATAATTTGCTTCACTACCTATAGTGTCAAAATTAATATTATGATCCTTATAATAGCCAATATGTTCTTTAAGACATAGAACTATTGGATTGTTGTAATTTTTTACTTCTTCTAAAACCTTTTTCACCATGGTATCCACATCATCATGTTCAACTAAAATAACGGGGGTGTTAGGAGCGTAATGTCGATACTTCATACCCGGAGATTTTATATAATCAGGTTCTATTTTTCCATATGCAAAATCAGGAATGATAATATCACCAAAAATCTCTTTTAATTTTTCAGGTGGAATAGGACCTGGACGTAATATTATAGGTATCTTTCCTTGAGTTAAATCAATTATTGTTGATTCTACTCCAAACTCTACCTTACCTCCAATAATTATATAATCAACTTTTCCAAACATATCTTTTAAAACATGTTCCGCCATTGTTGGACTAGGCTTACCCGAAACATTAGCACTCGGTGCGGCAATTGGCACTTCAGCGTATTCTATCAATTTTAAGGCAACAGGATGAGCCGGCATTCTTAAAGCTATAGTATCTTTTCCTGCTGTTACAATATTTGGAACAATCTCCCTTTTCTTTAATACAAAAGTAATTGGACCTGGCAATAATCTTTCTATTTTTTCCAAAAGAGTATAAGAAATATAAGTGTACTCCAAAAAAGATCTAACGTTAGCCACATGAAGAATTAAAGGGTTGTCATAAGGCCTGCCTTTTGCCTTAAAAATCTTTCTCACGGCGTTTTCTGAAAGGCCATTGGCTCCCAAACCGTAAACCGTTTCAGTAGGAAAGACTACTGTTTTATCTTCTTTGATTGCTTGAGCGGCTTCTTTAATTTTCTCCTCTTCAATATTTAATGGATCCACTTCAATAACTTTGGTTTCCATAATGAATTCTCCTTTTCCATTTGGCAAATAAAAAAATCTCCAACTTATATTATACAAGAAAACATCAAAAAAGTGAAATAATCGATTATAATGAGCTCTAATCTCTATTAAATATCCCTAAATACAAATATTCGCCATTTTGTTATGTAAAGCGGGTAAATATGGTATAATTCAAAAAAGACACTTTGGGCGGGCAGCGAATCGAAGGGGCAAAGTCTTCTGCTCTTCCTTAAGGGTGGGCAGCGAAAAGAAGGAAAAGGAGAGTTTAAATGAGTACTCAAAAGCTCATAATAGAAGAAATAATTAGTAAAATAAACAAAAAGGAAAAAATCTTAGATGATTCGCTAAAGAACGATGATTTTGAAACTTTTTCTAAAACGTTAGAAGAAAGATTTGAATTACTGAAACAATTAGAACCATTTAAAACTGAAACCGCCGTAAAAAATACCATAGAAAACATTTTAAAAAGAGATTCTGAACGCTCAAAAAGCATAAAGGAGAAGATGA harbors:
- the cas6 gene encoding CRISPR-associated endoribonuclease Cas6, translated to MVIKLVFGALEGDKIDLPVHYNRPLQGLFYYLMSNAVPKYHDLGTRSEDKKLKLFTFSRIYPYNSFKVEKRRMIFKGLFNIYFASPIDKLVEAVLNSLNEQKVVRIEKNYFTLMKYEVIHNEVDEEMLVKTLSPITAYSTIVLPNGNRYTHYFSPYSSDFKKLIEENLRRKALALEIGIKNNNFYIEPYGITEKNEKLLFYKDIIIKGWTGYFILKGDTQLLKLALNSGLGAKNAQGFGMILPVEKDSIKERSFLQLAEEG
- a CDS encoding 6-phosphofructokinase; this translates as MNKKNIIYAQSGGVTSVINASAYGLISKALKDPQIDKIYVGINGITGVLEGKLFDLTKESVDKINNLKATPASAFGTCRHRLKEGDEEGFQKLFKTFEDYNISYFFYNGGNDSMDTAHKIDEYSKKIGYDLKVIGIPKTIDNDLYGTDHSPGYGSAAKYLAISMLEASIDTRSMAKDSTKIFIMETMGRHAGWLTAATSLAKLNGDFGPHVILLPERIFEEDNFIDKVQKEVSKNGYCTIAVSEGIRYKSGAFVSDMGYTDSFGNRQLGDVGRVVANIILTRLGLKVHVSIPDYLQRSAGHIVSKTDQAEAVMIGEKALEYARDGISGFMVTINRLSNDPYKIEFGKVPLFEVANNTKYLPEEYISHDGYGVNDDFIDYAKPLIQGESYPSYENGIPKYVSFPIEDR
- a CDS encoding TetR/AcrR family transcriptional regulator, giving the protein MTKRQKPSKKNTQYKIGKLIDLAKGELLNHGITNFNYEKVIYDARLSKSTVYKKFGKKDEFIIFLIKNLLDDFFIPFKKYVDDFNTFQEVLDYLSNLNFDVQSLMKEYPIDDLFEHPEITSIINDYYYQRFGKVITDKIAEFQNAGQIRNDIEAKYILEFLTSVTKGMGMMLKDHDFKEVINNYRKLIETALAYKTNSEKE
- a CDS encoding S41 family peptidase, whose translation is MSEEFNGYYRFPTIYNDQIAFVAEDDIWVVSSSGGIARRLTTNVGEISDLTFSEDGKWIAFTGRDEGVPDVYIIPSTGGVPIRLTYLGANSKVLCWHNGKIIFSSNYTQPFKRITSLWEVDVEDKRKLKQLDFGIATEISFGKEKGVVLGRKTGDPARWKKYRGGTAGELLIDVEGNYNFRKLLDLKSNFANPIWIQDRIYFVSDHEDVANIYSCTVEGKNLKKHTYHNDFYVRNPKSDEKNIVYHAGSDIYILNLSNNVSEKVDIKYYSTLPQRNRKFAEPTQYFEGFSISKDAENLISTHRGKSFYYNNWYGPVKQLGEESGVRYRLTTYLNLKDEEKVVTISDENNYEHIEVYDLKSGNLIDKVKEYDLGRVMNIVASPKDEEILLTNQRNELILIDLRNHKKIDVDKSTIGPINGYSFSPDGRWIAYSKFINNKQAAIMIFDKVKGEIHQVTEPILFDVDPVFDPDGKYLYFLSYRIFNPIEDRFQMNLAFSKGTKPYLITLKKDFFSPFQEISKSEDREKRKDKEEEIKVDIDFDNIADRIIPFPVSEERYVNIQAAKDKVFYAISTVSGVLEDEEDMLSEKHEKLTLKYYDLTEKEEKTYLEGISEFQISEDKEKIAIRIEDDLRILKTSNPPSPEQEKECENKYTRKCGWIDFHRINVEVQPLLEWRQMLCEAWRLQKFYFWNKDKLDKIEWDKILEKYYPLVERIATRTEFSDLIWEMQGELKSSHAYEMGGEYKPKPVYKIGYLGADLILDEDKNLYKISHIVNGDIWDEKNKPPLLGPGVEVKEGDYLLAINGIEIKDKIPNEILVNYSGKDVEIVVSNGDNIEQKRKYVVKTLKDETSLRYREWVEQNKKYVHEKTNSRIGYIHIPDMGYTGYAEFHRNFLSEVRYDGLIIDVRVNSGGFVSSLILDKLNRKFIGYDLSPYREAEAYQYDSVRGPMVAITNEFAGSDGDIFSHSFKLLKLGKLIGKRTWGGVIGIWPRNPLIDHTITTQPEMAFWFKDVGWDVENYGTDPDIEIDITPKDYKEKKDPQLDMAIEIVLQQLKEDPPIASKDIKKP
- a CDS encoding D-alanyl-D-alanine carboxypeptidase/D-alanyl-D-alanine-endopeptidase; the protein is MNSIKFKNNLRSSKFFNVLSLTIFIIVFFNFSTISIAAPISSRVPIARDDEDSKKIQIIEPSKIAEPESKPAPTIAPSETPPIPPQIQNELISKLETFHGFVGFELRDLATNEVLIAYNSEKLFIPASNTKLLTALVALESLGDDYKFQTKIYYTGEISNNFRGNLYIKGFGDPVLTSLQYKEILKRATVDRGIKKIYGDIIFDYTFMTEEGFGRGWMWDDPQPQIAAINIWQTSYESFKYKTNYEIRDYINFLTTLYLQEIGVEFWGEIRYEEVPANVTLLYSNYSPPLTDIIQQMLETSDNQIAEQIFRDLGAIYGNGEIEDSENHFKKVIKETLGYDPTDYIIKDGCGLSMYNLISPNMLSDSLFYLYSKYQSKFFDYLASPYEDSTLEKRFNFEIYAKTGTLYYDSAISGIFKSKSGKYYLFSLIENNFPLDVQNVKEFENSIINYLYENL